The genomic interval ACTAAGTCTTGTATCATTGCTTCTGTTGTATATACATTCGGACAAATATCCACCTCTAACCCATAGTGTAGAGCGGTTTTCTTGGCAATAGGTCCGATACATGCAATGATAAGACTTTCTAAGTATCGGTGCAACTCATATTGTGCCACAATTTGCATAAAATGATGAACGGTTGATGAGCTCGTAAACGTAATGACCTCCACTTCTTCTGTTGTAATCACTTCTACAAGCTTTTGCTTACTCGCTTCAGGCAACACCGTTTCATACACATCGAGTTCGTCGCACGCAGCCCCAATCTCTTCAATTGCTCCACTAATAATAGTTCGTGCTAAGTTTCCTTTGGCCACTAAAACACGGGAACGAGGAGAAAGCTGCGGTATAAATTCAGCCACAAACCCTTCAGCCACAAACTCATTCGGGATAAAATCAGCATGATAACCATAATGCTGCAAGGCTTCTGCTGTTTTTGTACCGATGACCGCAATTTTAGGCAGCGACTGAGACTTGGCATACTCCCCTGCTAATTCAAAAAAGAAACGAACCCCATTTTGACTTGTTAAGACCAGCCAATCGTAGTCTGATAAATGGGAAAGAGTCGCTTTAATCGCTTCATGACTGTCAGGCAGACGAAAGTCAAGTAGCGGCACCGTAATCGGAGTGCCGCCATATTGCTCAATCATAGCCTTGAAATGAGCCACCTGTCCTTGTCCTCTAGTGATTAAAATCCGATAATCATGGAGAGGAAGCTTAGTCATTACTGATTAAGCTCCTTTTTGACAGAATCAATCAATTGTTTGCCGCCTTTTTCACTAATAAGCTTGGCTGCATCTTGACCAACTGCTAGTGGGTTCATTCCCGCTACAACTTCTTTATATATCGTTTTTCCATCTGGAGAAGCCACTAATGCGGTTAACTCCACTTCGCCATCCTCTTTTGCCACGGCAAGTCCAGCAATCGGCACTTGGCAGCCGCCTTCCATTTCATCTAAAAAGGATCGCTCTGCTTCAACCGCTTTTTTTGTATTCTCACATGTGAATTTCGCTAACTCTGCAAGCAGCTCTGTATCATCTGCACGACATTCAATCGATAAAGCACCTTGCCCCACAGCCGGCACACATAACGTATCATCTAAAAACTCTGTCACCACGTCTTGTTTCCAACCCATTCGGGCAAGACCTGCAGCAGCTAAAATAATGGCATCATAGTCTTCTGTATTCAACTTCTCTAAGCGCGTATCAATATTGCCGCGAATCCATTTAATTTCAAGATCCGGTCTTTGGGCTAAAATTTGTGCACTTCGACGCAAGCTGCTTGTTCCAACGATAGCACCTGGCTTTAAGTCCGCTAATTTAATATGATTCTTCGAAATGAATGCATCACGATGATCTTCACGCGGAGGAATGCAGCCAATTGTTAAGCCCTCTGGAAGGACAGCAGGCATATCCTTCATACTATGTACGGCCATATCAATTTCTTTATCGAGCATCGCTTGTTCAATTTCTTTTACAAACAAGCCTTTACCGCCGACTTTCGAAAGTGTAACATCTAAAATTTTGTCGCCCTTTGTTACAATTTCCTTCACTTCGAATTCATAAGGAACTCCAAGTGCTTTTAATTGATTAATGACCCAATTAGTTTGGGTTAAAGCTAATTTACTACGTCTTGAACCGACAATAATTTTTCTCATTGTTTCCTCCTAGGTATTCCAAAAATGGAATGTTGAAAGACTTCCAAACAGGAAAAAGTTAATTAAAACAATCATAAAAATACCAATATTTAAAAAAGCCAACATTCTTCCATACATCTGTTTTCTAATTTTTATATATAAATATACGCTATAACCAATTAACACAACGAAAGAACCAATAATTTTGAAGTCCAGCAAAGATAAGTCTGGAACTTTGATATACGCCCATTGAATGCCTAAAATAAGTGAAAACATTAAGAGCGGTACCCCAATAACAGCTAAAATATAGCTCATTTGTTCAAGCTGTGTTAAATCTCCTAGCCGAATTAAACGTTTTCCCCATTTTTTCCGCTTTAATAAATCATATTGAATGAGATAAAGAATCGAAAATACACAAGAGAGCGTAAATGCTCCATACGATAAGAAGGCTAATGTAATATGTATCATCAATAACTCAGATACAAGCTGTTGAGCTAGTACTTCAGACTCGATTTGAACAGGAGCAAATGTATGAATCGCCATGACCATAAACCCAAGTACATTCGTAAAGAACACGATAAAATCCACACGCAGCAATCGATTGATGATAAGCGATAACGTAATCAACACCCAGGCATAGAAATATAGCCCTTCAAAGATGGTTAAGACAGGAAACCTCCCTGTTTTGACTACATATAGGCATAAAAAAATTGTTTGAAGTACCCAAACAATCGAAAGCAACCAGAAGGCCACTTTATTTGCCCTCCGGTTATTATGAAGAAAGTCAATAAAATATAAAAGCACGCTGAGCGCATACAATAATACGGTTGCTTCGTGCAATCTTGTCATTAACAATTCCATAGTGCCCTCAATTAACTCTAACAGGAATCGGATTCAAGACCGCTGCTTTTGTTGTTGCTTGTTCTTGCTCGTCAGCAGCCATCAATTGTTCTTCAATCAATTCCTCTAAGCGGAAGATTTTCACAAAATTATTCAATGCTTCTTTCGAATTTGGCTCATCAGCGAGTTCTTTTGCATACAAAATCGGATCTTTCAACATTTGATTAATAATGCTTTTCGTATGCTTGTTCAGCACTTTTCGATCACGTTCACTTAAATGCGGAAGTTTTCTTTCTAGGCTGACCATTGTTTCTGCTTGAATTCCTAATGCTTTTTCTCGTAAAGCAGAGATAACCGGGACAACACCAAGCATATTTAACCATTGATTAAATTCAACGATTTCTGCTTCAACCATTAATTCAATTTTTTCAGCCGCTAATTTTCTCTCTGCTAAATTAGCTTGAACAATATCTTCTAAATCGTCAATATCATATAAGAACACGTTCTCAAGCTCTGCCAATGCTGGATCTAAATCACGCGGAACCGCAATGTCAACCATGAAAACCGGACGACCTTTACGCACTTTATTTACAGCTGACATCATTTCTTGTGTCACAACAAAATCTTTCGCTCCTGTTGACGTAATCAAAATATCCGCTTCTACTAATGCACATTGTAATTCTTCCAGTTTCTTTGGTGTTCCATTAAAACGGTCCGCTAAATTAACGGCTTTTTCAAACGTACGATTAATAACGGTAACACTGTCAGCACCATTGCTGTGCAAGTTTTGAATCGCAAGCTCACCCATTTTTCCTGCACCAAGAATTAATACGTTTTTCCCTTTTAAACTGCCAAAGATTTTCTTAGCTAGTTCCACTGCCGCATAGCTAACAGATACAGCATTTGTATTAATCTCTGTTTCAGCATGCGCTTTTTTCGCTAATGTTAGCGCTTGCTTAAATAAATGATTTGAAACCGTTCCAATTGTCTGTTGCTCTTGCGCCAGCATATAGCTTGAACGTACTTGTCCTAAAATTTGTGTTTCACCAAGAACCATAGAATTCAAGCCGCATGTTACTTGAAATAAATGTTCAACAGCCCCATCGCCTTCATAAAAAAACAGATATTTAGAGAACTCTTCCTTATCAATTCCGAACCACTCCGAAAGAAATTCCTTCACATAATATCTGCTTGTATGAAGCTGATCACCAATGACATAAATTTCTGTACGATTACAAGTAGAAATAATAACATTCTCTAATATACTTTTTTTATTTTTAAGAGCTTCCATTGCCTGAGCAAGTTCCGCTTCATTAAATGATAATTTTTCGCGAATTTCAACAGGGGCTGTTTTATAGTTAACACCAACCGCTATAATATGCATATGTCGTTTGCACCCCCAAAATTAAATGTATTATGACTTAATCTATTATAGCATGTATAAAAAGTCCGAACCTAATGAAATATGAACAGTTCATGAAATAAATAATTATTATAATCTAGAATATCCTCTACAAATGTACCATAACAAAATTAAATCCTAACTTCAAGTAAACAAGTTTGGCAGAGCAACTTTATTACGTATAATGACCCATTTAACCTTATTTTATGACGAGATTGGGTCTCATATCAAATAAACCAAAACTCACCAAAACCTTATAACAAAGCCAAATAAAAAACTCGCCGTATAGACGAGTTCCTTTTCTTACATATATTTCTTTAATAGACCCCAAATTTTTTCTTTGCCTTCACCTGTCTCACTAGAAAAGAGCATTAGCTCATCCTCTTTTGCAAGTCCAAGTGTTTCGCGCGTTACTTTCAAATGCTTTTGCCATTTTCCTTTTGGAATCTTATCCGCTTTTGTCGCAATAACGATACATGGTAGTTCATAGTGCTTTAAAAACTCATACATCGAAATATCATCCTTCGTTGGCGGATGACGTAAATCAACAATCAAAATAGCAGCACGTAATTGTTCACGGGAAGTAAAATATGTTTCAATCATTTTCCCCCACGCCGCTCGCTCCGATTTGGACACTTTAGCATATCCATACCCCGGTACATCAACAAAATGCAAGGCATCGTTAATTAGGTAAAAGTTTAACGTTTGCGTTTTTCCAGGTTTAGAGGATGTACGCGCTAAATTTTTACGATTAATCATTTTATTAATAAAACTAGATTTCCCCACATTTGAACGACCTGCTAATGCAAATTCGGGAATCGGTTCACTTGGATATTGGTCAGGTTTAACAGCACTAATCACAATATCCGCACTTGTTACTTTCATTGAATGTCACCTGCCAACGCATGTTCTAATACTTGATCGACATGCGAAACAAGGACAAATTGCAAATCATTTCGAACACTTTCTGGAATATCATCAATATCTTTTTCATTATCTTGTGGAAGAATAATTTTCGTAATGCCTGCTCGGTGGGCCGCTAATGATTTTTCTTTTAAGCCGCCGATTGGAAGCACTCGTCCACGTAATGTAATTTCCCCTGTCATGCCTACCTCTTTTCTAATCGGGCGATTGGTCAACGCAGAAATAAGCGCTGTCGCCATCGTAATTCCTGCCGATGGTCCATCTTTTGGAACCGCTCCCTCAGGAACATGAATATGAATATCGTACTTTTCATTGAAGTCCGGATCAATATGAAGCTCTTCTGATTTGGCACGGACAAAACTGAATGCAGCTTGCGCAGATTCTTTCATCACATCACCTAGTTTTCCAGTTAAGACAAGCTTGCCTTTACCTGGAGATAACGAGACTTCAATTTGCAGCGTATCGCCGCCGACTGCTGTATACGCCAGACCCGTCGCCACACCAATTTGATCTTCCTCTTCCGCTTGCCCATAATGGAAAATGGTTTTCCCTAAAAATTCTTCTACATTTTTCTCGGAAACAATGACCCGCTTCCTCTCACCCGAAACAATAATTTTTGCTGTTTTTCGACAAACGCTTGCCAGTTGACGTTCTAGACTACGCACACCGGCTTCTCTTGTATAATAACGAATAATTTTGATTAACGCATCTTCTCGAACTTGAAGTTGATTTTTTTGCAAACCATGGTTTTCTAGCTGTCGAACTAACAAATGATCTCTCGCAATATGCAGCTTCTCAATTTCCGTATACCCGGCAATTGTAATAATCTCCATCCGATCACGAAGCGGACCTGGAATCGTTGACAAATCATTAGCTGTCGCAATAAACATGACATCAGATAGATTATATGGTTCTTCTATATAATGATCACTAAAGTTATGATTTTGCTCTGGATCTAACACTTCAAGTAACGCAGCAGATGGATCACCGCGGAAATCATTAGACATCTTATCAATTTCATCTAATAAAAAGACTGGATTAATCGTACCTGCCTTTTTCATTCCTTGAATAATTCGACCCGGCATCGCACCTACATAGGTTCGGCGATGACCGCGAATCTCAGACTCATCGCGAACGCCCCCTAAAGAAATGCGCACAAAATTACGATTTAGCGAAGTCGCAATAGATCTAGCCAAGCTTGTTTTCCCAACTCCAGGAGGGCCTGCTAAACAGAGGATAGGGCCTTTTAATGAATGAGTTAACTGTTGAACAGCTAAGTATTCTAACACCCGTTCCTTTACTTTTTCCAATCCGTAATGGTCTTTGTTTAAAACCTTTTCGGCCTTCAAAATATTTAAATCGTCTTTTGTACTTTCAGACCAAGGAAGCGCAACTAACCAGTCAAGATAATTACGAATGACCGAGCTTTCCGCAGAACTAGCAGGAACCTTCTCATAACGATCAAGTTCTTTTAAAGCTGTTGTTTTCACCTGCTCAGGCATGCCAGCGGCTTCAATTTTCTCTGTGAGTTTAGCCACTTCACCGCCTTTACCTTCTTTGTCGCCCAGTTCTTTTTGAATGGCTTTCATTTGCTCACGAAGATAATATTCCTTTTGCGTACGTTCCATCGAACGCTTAACTCGTTGGCCGATTTTCTTCTCTAAATGAAGCACTTCTTTTTCATTGTGAATCATTTCAATTACACGACTTAAACGTTCCTTCACATTGGTCGTTTCAAGAATTTCTTGTTTATCTTTTAATTTTAACGGAAGATGTGATGCAATAATATCAGCAAGCCTTCCTGGTTCTTCGATATCTGCAGTAGAAGAGAATGTTTCACTTGTAATCTTCTTTGACATTTTTATGTATTGTTCAAAGTAATCAAGCAACGTACGCATTAAAGCCTGATGTTCCGCATCTTTCTCTTCATCATCTTCATATATTTTAATCTTGGCACCATAGTGTGTCTCATAATCATAAAATACACTGACTTCTGCTCGATTTAATCCTTCTACCAATACACGGATCGTTCCATTTGGAAGCTTCAGCATTTGTTTTACCTTCGTCAATGTACCTATTGGGTATAAATCCTCTTCACCCGGTTCATCAAGTGTGACGTCTTGCTGCGTTGTTAAAAAAATGAGATGATCTTCCACCATTGCTTTCTCAAGAGCTTGTATTGATTTATCCCGACCGACATCCAAATGTAGAACCATCGTAGGATAAACAAGCAAGCCTCTAAGCGGCAGGAGGGGGACGATGATTTCTTTATCAGCCATTGCCTGACACCTCCATCAAAATTTCGCATCATCGTTGTATGTTTCTAACCTTTTCACAATTCTATCCTATTTGTGTAAAAGTGTCTATTTCTTGTTTAGTTTACCACTAGATACGCTCTTTTTATTATCCCCAAAAAAGGTGAAAAAAGCACGTTTAATTACAAAAATGAAAAACATTATACCTATAACAAACCCCGGTACTATAAAACCGGGGCATTCTCTTTATACACTTTCCTTTTTACTTAAGTTCAATGTAGAAAGTAATTGATCAGGTATCACGTCTTTTTTCAGAGATCGTTCGAACACTTCCTGGACTTTAGTAACAGGTACAATCTCAATATCTTTAATTTCCTTTAGAAGCGGCTGCATATTATCAGCTGGAATAATGACCGTTTTCGCTCCGGCTAATTGAGCCGCTTTAATTTTCGGAATCACGCCACCAATTGGTCTTACACCACCATGAATGCCTATTTCGCCTGTCATGGCCACCGTATGATCGACAGGAATTTTATAAATGGCTGAATAAATTCCCGTCGCCATAGCAATCCCTGCAGATGGTCCATCTACAGGAGTACCGCCAGGAAAATTCACATGAATATCAAATTGATCAGCTGGAACACCCATTGAGCGTAATACTGTAATTACATTTTCAATTGACCCCTTGGCCATACTTTTACGTCGAATCGATTTTCCATTGCCCCCAATGCTTTCCTCTTCGACAATTCCTGTTATGGTAATGGCTCCTTTTTCACTCATCGCCGGCATTACCGTCACTTCAATTTCAAGCAACGCTCCGCTATTTGCTCCATATACAGCCAACCCATTGACAAACCCAACTTGCGGCTTTGAATCAATTTTTCGATCCATCCGCTGCGTTAACTGGCTGCTATGAGCCATCCAATCAATATCTTCCTCTTTAATATAAGACCGATTTTCATTAATGGAAATACTCGCAAGCGTTTGCACCATATTTACCGCTTCACGACCATTACGAGCGTACTCCGCAATCATTTGTAAACCTTTCTCACTGATGGTCACGTTTACTCGGTCGGTTGCTTTTTTAACAACCTCTATAATTTCATCGCGTTCGAGTTCGCGAAAAAACACTTCCATGCATCTAGAACGAATAGCGGGAGGAATCTCATTTGGCGTTCGAGTTGTTGCTCCAACCAACCGGAAATCAGCAGGTAAACCATTTTTAAAAATATCATGAATATGAGTAGGAATATTTGTATTATCTTCTTGATAATATGCGCTTTCTAAAAATACTTTCCGATCCTCTAACACTTTTAACAACTTGTTCATTTGAATCGAGTGAAGCTCCCCAATTTCATCAATAAATAACACTCCTCCATGCGCATTTGTTACTGCCCCCTGCTTCGGTTGCGGAATACCAGCCTGGCCCATCGCCCCTGCTCCTTGATAAATCGGGTCATGGACAGACCCAATCAGTGGATCAGCAATACCTCGTTCATCAAAACGAGCTGTTGTTGCATCTAATTCAACAAATACCGCTGACTTTCTAAACGGTGATTTCCCATTTTTTTTCGCTTCTTCTAGTACAAGCCGTGCAGCTGCGGTCTTCCCTACACCAGGTGGCCCATAAATAATAACATGCTGTGGATTTGGTCCGCATAATGCTGCTCTTAACGATTTAATTCCATCTTCCTGTCCAACAATGTCATCAAATGACTGCGGTCTCACCTTTTCTGCTAATGGCTCTGTTAATTGAATCGCTCTCATTGAACGCAATTGATCCATTTCTTTTTTAGAATCACGATCAATCGACACCTTTTGTGTACGCTGTCCTTTTAATAAATTCAAGAAATATAGCCCAATGATTACACCAAAAAACAGTTGAATAAACAATGCCAATCCTGTCCAGCTCATCATTTTCCCTCCTGCGCTCACCATGTTTGTCTTATATGGTAGTATCTCCTATCACAAGTTGAAATCATTCATAGTTTTCTTCATGAAAAATTTGGTTGTCTTACAGAGGGACTGGTTATTTCATTAAAAACAAAAGAGACGAGCCTAGACAGAAACATCTGTCCAGCTCATCTCTTTTTAAAGAAACATATTAAGCAGATTGGCCTTGAATTGTTGTACCATCTTTCAGAACCAATTTCGGAGATTCTTTTTCTGTAATCGCCCCTGCTGTAATAATACATTTAGATACATCATCACGTGAAGGAAGATCGAACATTACATCAAGGATAATCCCTTCGATGATGGAACGTAATCCACGGGCACCTGTTTTACGTTCAATTGCTTTTTTAGCAATTTCATTTAGTGCTTCCGGTTCGAATTCCAATTCAATATCGTCAAGTTCTAATAACTTTTGATATTGTTTCACTAATGCATTTTTCGGTTTTGTTAAAATTTCAATAAGTGCCGCCTCATCCAATTGCTCTAACGTCGCAATAACTGGAAGACGACCGATAAACTCTGGAATTAAACCGAAACGAAGTAAGTCTTCAGGAAGAACTTTTGAAAGCAGCTCTTTTTCTGCTACTTCATCTTTTTTCGTCTCTGCACCAAAACCAATTACTTTTTGACCTAGACGACGTTTGATAATCGGTTCGATTCCATCGAAAGCTCCACCACAAACAAACAAAATATTTGTAGTATCAATTTGAATAAATTCTTGATGAGGGTGCTTACGTCCACCTTGTGGGGGAACGCTTGCTACAGTTCCTTCAAGAATTTTTAATAGTGCTTGCTGAACCCCTTCACCTGAAACATCACGTGTAATCGATGGGTTTTCAGATTTACGAGCTACTTTATCGATTTCATCGATGTAGATAATTCCTTTTTCTGCTTTCTCAACGTCATAATCTGCTGCTTGGATTAGTTTCAATAAAATATTTTCAACATCTTCCCCAACGTAACCAGCCTCTGTTAGAGACGTCGCATCAGCAATAGCAAAAGGAACGTTTAGTAAACGCGCTAAAGTTTGAGCAAGTAATGTTTTCCCACTACCAGTTGGTCCAATAAGCGCGATATTACTTTTTGAAAGCTCTACATCATCTACTTTACTATTAGAATTAATTCGTTTGTAGTGATTATATACAGCAACCGCTAAAGACTTCTTCGCTTGTTCTTGTCCGATGACATATTCATCAAGAATATTGCAAATCTCTTTTGGTTTTGGAACATCGCGGAATTCTACTTCTTCTTCAGTACCTAGCTCCTCTTCCACGATCTCTGTACAAAGTTCAATACATTCATCACAAATATATACACCTGGACCGGCTACCAGCTTACGAACTTGTTCTTGAGTTTTCCCACAAAAAGAACATTTTAATTGTCCCTTTTCATCATTAAATTTAAACATGAACGTTCACCCCTCTTGAATACTATTCCTACTCTATTCATCTTAAAGGCATGTTTCTTTCTTCATAAGAAACGCCTAAATAAGCACTTTCATTGCAATTAAATAGTATGAATTGCATTGTAACACGTTCTTGAAAGTTTGGTAACAAAAATGCTTACACGATAGTAGGTTGTCCGATACACAAAGCACTGCTCTTTTTACTATGTATGTTACTTTCTTTAGTATGCCCTAACTTACCAATTTTAAAAAAAAGGATTTACTGTATAAATATGTATATGTGTTATTAGAATTAATCTACACCGAATTCTAAAAAAAAGCAATCAAGAAGTGTTCTATAAATGATAAAAAATCAAGATATGTATAAAACAAGGCACGAAATGCTCGCGCCTTGTTTCTTTAAGAAAACTATATTTTTTTAAAGCTGCTATTATTTAGCTTCAACTGTTTTGCTGTTTTCAACTAAGAAATCAATAGCTTTTTTAATTTGTAGATCGCCTTTAATCGCATCTAAGTTACCAAGAGCTTTTTTGATTGCGTCTACTTCCATATTGTACATTGAAGCCATTTTAGCTAATTCAGCTTCTACGTCTTCTTCTGTCGCTTCAAGTTTTTCAACTTCAGCAATTGCTTCAAGCACTAAACTTGTACGAACTTGACCTTCTGCTTCTTCTTTCATTTGGCCTTTTAACGCCGCTTCGTCTTGACCAGAGAATTGGAAGTACAATTCTAAGTTCAATCCTTGTTGTTGTAAGCGTCCAGCAAAATCTTGCATCATGCGATCTACTTCGTTAGAAACCATTACTTCAGGAAGATCGATTTGAGCACCTTCAACCGCTTGACCAATTACAGCATTTTGGATGAAGTGTTCTTCTTCATGCTTTTTGTCATGCTCTAATTTAGCTTTTGTTTTTTCTTTAAGTTCTGCAATAGTTTCTACTTCATCATCAACATCTTTCGCGAATTCATCGTCTAATTCAGGAAGTTGTTTCGCTTTGATTTCGTGAACTTTTACTTTGAATACAGCTGGTTTACCAGCAAGCTCTGCAGCGTGGTACTCTTCTGGGAATGTTACTTCAACGTCTTTCTCAGCACCTGCTTCAAGACCGATTAGTTGATCTTCGAATCCTGGGATGAAAGAGTTAGAACCAAGCTCTAAAGAATAGTTTTCACCTTTTCCACCTTCGAATGCTTCACCATCAACGAATCCTTCGAAGTCAATTACAACTGTATCACCTGCAACTGCTGCGCCTTCTTCTTTCACAACTAGCTCAGCTTGACGCTCTTGTTGCTTTTTCAATTCAGCTTCTACATCTTCATCTGTAACTGTTGTATCAAACTTTTCTACTTCAAGTCCTTTATAGTTACCTAATTTTACTTCAGGTTTTACTGTTACAGTAGCTGTGAAAATAAGGTTTTCACCTTTTTCCATTTTCTCAATGTCGATTTCTGGACGATCTACAGGTGAAATTCCTGCTTCTTCGACAGCATTTGCATAAGCTTCTGGAAGAATTTCGTCAAGAGCATCTTGGTATAAAGATTCTACACCGAATTTCTTTTCAAATAATGGACGAGGCATTTTCCCTTTACGGAAGCCAGGTACGTTTACTTGCTTTACTACTTTTTTGAACGCTTTGTCTAAACCAGCGTTTACTGTTTCTACGTCTACTTCAACCGTTAAAACTCCAACGTTTCCTTCTTGCTTTTCCCATTTAACAGACATGTGTTTCCCTCCAAAAATCTATATACGTCAAGAATAAGCATGGATGAATCTGCTTTGCAATTCTTAACAAGTCATCCCTTAAATATACCCAAATCATTTGGATATTCCCGTTTTTTTGTACGAGCGTATAGTACAACCACTACATTATACCACAGCTTCCTCTTCTTTCAACAGCAATAGGTTAAATAATGGGATAAGAAATTCCTTCAATTTCTTTTATGTAGTCCAAACATTCTCTTACAACTTGTTCTTCTGTTTCATAAATAAGGGCAACTCGCTCACAGAAATCTTGCCCTGTCATATATTGCTCTGCTAAAGCATGGTAAGCTGCTGCGATGGTCGCACCATCTTGTTCAAGTTCAAATGGATATAACAGGAAGCAGTGCCTTTCTAGTAAACTATGGACCATCTCCAGCAAGCTCGGATTTCTTTGTGCCAATTTTTGTTCTGCCA from Peribacillus asahii carries:
- a CDS encoding uroporphyrinogen-III synthase is translated as MTKLPLHDYRILITRGQGQVAHFKAMIEQYGGTPITVPLLDFRLPDSHEAIKATLSHLSDYDWLVLTSQNGVRFFFELAGEYAKSQSLPKIAVIGTKTAEALQHYGYHADFIPNEFVAEGFVAEFIPQLSPRSRVLVAKGNLARTIISGAIEEIGAACDELDVYETVLPEASKQKLVEVITTEEVEVITFTSSSTVHHFMQIVAQYELHRYLESLIIACIGPIAKKTALHYGLEVDICPNVYTTEAMIQDLVAYTKAKGGKSK
- the hemC gene encoding hydroxymethylbilane synthase, with product MRKIIVGSRRSKLALTQTNWVINQLKALGVPYEFEVKEIVTKGDKILDVTLSKVGGKGLFVKEIEQAMLDKEIDMAVHSMKDMPAVLPEGLTIGCIPPREDHRDAFISKNHIKLADLKPGAIVGTSSLRRSAQILAQRPDLEIKWIRGNIDTRLEKLNTEDYDAIILAAAGLARMGWKQDVVTEFLDDTLCVPAVGQGALSIECRADDTELLAELAKFTCENTKKAVEAERSFLDEMEGGCQVPIAGLAVAKEDGEVELTALVASPDGKTIYKEVVAGMNPLAVGQDAAKLISEKGGKQLIDSVKKELNQ
- a CDS encoding cytochrome C assembly family protein, which produces MELLMTRLHEATVLLYALSVLLYFIDFLHNNRRANKVAFWLLSIVWVLQTIFLCLYVVKTGRFPVLTIFEGLYFYAWVLITLSLIINRLLRVDFIVFFTNVLGFMVMAIHTFAPVQIESEVLAQQLVSELLMIHITLAFLSYGAFTLSCVFSILYLIQYDLLKRKKWGKRLIRLGDLTQLEQMSYILAVIGVPLLMFSLILGIQWAYIKVPDLSLLDFKIIGSFVVLIGYSVYLYIKIRKQMYGRMLAFLNIGIFMIVLINFFLFGSLSTFHFWNT
- the hemA gene encoding glutamyl-tRNA reductase, which produces MHIIAVGVNYKTAPVEIREKLSFNEAELAQAMEALKNKKSILENVIISTCNRTEIYVIGDQLHTSRYYVKEFLSEWFGIDKEEFSKYLFFYEGDGAVEHLFQVTCGLNSMVLGETQILGQVRSSYMLAQEQQTIGTVSNHLFKQALTLAKKAHAETEINTNAVSVSYAAVELAKKIFGSLKGKNVLILGAGKMGELAIQNLHSNGADSVTVINRTFEKAVNLADRFNGTPKKLEELQCALVEADILITSTGAKDFVVTQEMMSAVNKVRKGRPVFMVDIAVPRDLDPALAELENVFLYDIDDLEDIVQANLAERKLAAEKIELMVEAEIVEFNQWLNMLGVVPVISALREKALGIQAETMVSLERKLPHLSERDRKVLNKHTKSIINQMLKDPILYAKELADEPNSKEALNNFVKIFRLEELIEEQLMAADEQEQATTKAAVLNPIPVRVN
- the yihA gene encoding ribosome biogenesis GTP-binding protein YihA/YsxC encodes the protein MKVTSADIVISAVKPDQYPSEPIPEFALAGRSNVGKSSFINKMINRKNLARTSSKPGKTQTLNFYLINDALHFVDVPGYGYAKVSKSERAAWGKMIETYFTSREQLRAAILIVDLRHPPTKDDISMYEFLKHYELPCIVIATKADKIPKGKWQKHLKVTRETLGLAKEDELMLFSSETGEGKEKIWGLLKKYM
- the lon gene encoding endopeptidase La; translation: MADKEIIVPLLPLRGLLVYPTMVLHLDVGRDKSIQALEKAMVEDHLIFLTTQQDVTLDEPGEEDLYPIGTLTKVKQMLKLPNGTIRVLVEGLNRAEVSVFYDYETHYGAKIKIYEDDEEKDAEHQALMRTLLDYFEQYIKMSKKITSETFSSTADIEEPGRLADIIASHLPLKLKDKQEILETTNVKERLSRVIEMIHNEKEVLHLEKKIGQRVKRSMERTQKEYYLREQMKAIQKELGDKEGKGGEVAKLTEKIEAAGMPEQVKTTALKELDRYEKVPASSAESSVIRNYLDWLVALPWSESTKDDLNILKAEKVLNKDHYGLEKVKERVLEYLAVQQLTHSLKGPILCLAGPPGVGKTSLARSIATSLNRNFVRISLGGVRDESEIRGHRRTYVGAMPGRIIQGMKKAGTINPVFLLDEIDKMSNDFRGDPSAALLEVLDPEQNHNFSDHYIEEPYNLSDVMFIATANDLSTIPGPLRDRMEIITIAGYTEIEKLHIARDHLLVRQLENHGLQKNQLQVREDALIKIIRYYTREAGVRSLERQLASVCRKTAKIIVSGERKRVIVSEKNVEEFLGKTIFHYGQAEEEDQIGVATGLAYTAVGGDTLQIEVSLSPGKGKLVLTGKLGDVMKESAQAAFSFVRAKSEELHIDPDFNEKYDIHIHVPEGAVPKDGPSAGITMATALISALTNRPIRKEVGMTGEITLRGRVLPIGGLKEKSLAAHRAGITKIILPQDNEKDIDDIPESVRNDLQFVLVSHVDQVLEHALAGDIQ
- the lonB gene encoding ATP-dependent protease LonB is translated as MSWTGLALFIQLFFGVIIGLYFLNLLKGQRTQKVSIDRDSKKEMDQLRSMRAIQLTEPLAEKVRPQSFDDIVGQEDGIKSLRAALCGPNPQHVIIYGPPGVGKTAAARLVLEEAKKNGKSPFRKSAVFVELDATTARFDERGIADPLIGSVHDPIYQGAGAMGQAGIPQPKQGAVTNAHGGVLFIDEIGELHSIQMNKLLKVLEDRKVFLESAYYQEDNTNIPTHIHDIFKNGLPADFRLVGATTRTPNEIPPAIRSRCMEVFFRELERDEIIEVVKKATDRVNVTISEKGLQMIAEYARNGREAVNMVQTLASISINENRSYIKEEDIDWMAHSSQLTQRMDRKIDSKPQVGFVNGLAVYGANSGALLEIEVTVMPAMSEKGAITITGIVEEESIGGNGKSIRRKSMAKGSIENVITVLRSMGVPADQFDIHVNFPGGTPVDGPSAGIAMATGIYSAIYKIPVDHTVAMTGEIGIHGGVRPIGGVIPKIKAAQLAGAKTVIIPADNMQPLLKEIKDIEIVPVTKVQEVFERSLKKDVIPDQLLSTLNLSKKESV